CCAACCTTTTGACAACATCTTTTCGTAAACTGGATAGTTAGGGTTTGTTTCGTTACTTGCATCCATTGCCGTTTTGAACATTATAGGAACGACAATTAAGAAACAAACCATGTAGAATTTGAATTCGGGGGTTTTCCAATGTGATGGTTGAGTGGTGGTTGGCTTTCTCCTATTCGAGGATATGCGGGAGTCCAACGACTCCACTGCAAAAAATGAGAGCAACGACATTGCTACTTGTGCTAGTACGGTGAAATTAGAAAGAAGGTGGGGAAGTCGAAAGAGTCTACTATTTTAAGCCTGGTTTCCCATTGAGAACATGAATTTCGAGATTTACATGATAATTTAATACCCCATCAACAGTATTGAAGTAgaaagtattttttttctatgtCCCCTTTACACTCATTTTCCCACTTAGTTTCACCTCTCTTATTGGATCAATCACAGTTTCCTTTAAGCGTTTTCACATATAGTTGATAATGGACGAGAAGGGTGTGCCAGATCTTGAGAGAAGACCAAATCCCCCAGGGTGGGTTCAACCCAAGGCGCCATACAACCCATACGACCCTACCGATGTTCGTCCAGCTGAAGGGTATCCCTCTGAGTTCAATGCGCCTAGtgcaatgaagaagaatacTGGTAAGATTGCAAGAGATTTGACGGATTATCAAAAGATCAAAGTCGACATGAAGAAACTACAGTATTACCCCCGTCCACCATCTGAACTTTATCCCGGCAGATACAAAGTGTTACGTCGGGTCAACCATAAGAGCGGATTCAACAGAGGTGCCGATCTAACGGCCAAGGTGAGTATCTATGGGTTTCTTATATTTGGTGTTTTCTTCTATAAGTGGAACGACCACGAAAATGTGTTTGCACCATTTCGAAGATTACAGCTCCGAATCAAGGAGCTAGTTATGGGCGACCTTTCTGTTGACGATTACAATGACGTCTATAATTACGATGGAAACAAGGCCATCCCGCAGAGGCCGCTACCTTCCATTATGTATGAGGCCAATGTGGGGAAGGATCTGGTTGGACGAGAAGAAACCAACAAGGAGCACATTAAGGACAGGTTTGGTAACAAGCACATGGTCTACGCTGAGCATATCAAGCAAAAGGAGGACGAGAACATGATCAAGGCATTAGACGTTGCACAGCGGGAGTTagaattgagaaaattgaatggTATTGAGAAAGAGAATAGCAAGCCATTCTGGAAGGTGTGGTGATTCCCACCGGGTC
The Pichia kudriavzevii chromosome 2, complete sequence DNA segment above includes these coding regions:
- a CDS encoding uncharacterized protein (PKUD0B05300; similar to Saccharomyces cerevisiae YOR075W (UFE1); ancestral locus Anc_5.679) gives rise to the protein MDEKGVPDLERRPNPPGWVQPKAPYNPYDPTDVRPAEGYPSEFNAPSAMKKNTGKIARDLTDYQKIKVDMKKLQYYPRPPSELYPGRYKVLRRVNHKSGFNRGADLTAKVSIYGFLIFGVFFYKWNDHENVFAPFRRLQLRIKELVMGDLSVDDYNDVYNYDGNKAIPQRPLPSIMYEANVGKDLVGREETNKEHIKDRFGNKHMVYAEHIKQKEDENMIKALDVAQRELELRKLNGIEKENSKPFWKVW